Genomic segment of Mycobacterium sp. 050128:
GCAGTACGAGCGGCTGGGCTTCACTCGCGCGAAATATCCGCCGCGATCGAGGATCGGGATCCCGGTGGCAAGGATCAGTTTGCCGGCCTCGAGTTCGATGTCGCGCTGCGCGGCGTCGTTCACCTGCACCTGCACCTTGCTGCCGCGACTGGACACCCGCCGAACCCTGGTGCGCTCTACCAGTCGTCCGCCGCGGTCGAGCAGCTCGGCGGCCAACGAGTCCAGGAACTCCATCGGATCGAATTGCGCTTGGTCGGGCAGCCGCACCCCGCCGTGGTACGGAAACGGCACATCGGCGTCGTCGGCCCACTCGACGGGCAGCCCAACCGCCTGGCACGCCTTCAGTTCCAAACGCGCCGACGGCACCCCCTTGGCGGACTGGGCGTAGGTGTAGGCGTCCTCGTGTTGCACGGCGATGCCGCGCGATCGGCAGTGTTCGACTATCCAGCCCTGGCCCTCCCGGTTGCCGTCCACGTAGGCGCGGGCCAGCTCCTTGCCGTGCCGCGGCAACGCCTTCGACAAATGGGTGCCCTGCAGCAGGCTGATCTTGGCGGTGGTGTTGCCGGTGGCGCAGGCGCCTACGCTGCGCGCCTCCACCACCATCACCTCCTTGCCGGCGCGGGCCAGCAAGACAGCCGTCATCAGGCCGGTGATGCCGGCGCCCACCACGATGATCTCGGCGGAGTGGGACCCATCGTCGAGTTGGCTCGCAGTCCACGGCGGTTGGGTTCGATCGGCGAGCCACAGAGAAGTCATGGCTGGCCTGATACCCGGCGTTGCCACCCGGAAACGCGGCCGCTGCTCAGAATCCGTGGCTAGCGTTGCTGCAGGAGCGCTTTGGCTTCGCGGAGCAGTTCGGCGGCATCGTGGCTGGCTTGTTGTGCCTTGCCGTAGTTCTTTTCGGCGCGGTCGAGCTCGCGTTCCGCCTTGCGGAGGTCGACAAGCGCCTCGTCACGACGCTCGCGGGCCGTCTCCCTTGCGGATTTCGATTGCGCCAGCTTGTCGTCGGCGTCGGCCTTGTCTTGCTCGGCGGCGGCAACCGCCGCGGTGAGCTTCTCCAACCGGCGATCAATGTCCTTCTCGCGGCCCTTCTCGCGCCCCTTCTCGCGGGGTTTGACGGGCGCCGGTTCGGCGGCATCACCGTATGCGCCGAAGCCCGACCATTGTTCGGGGCGGTCCAGCCGCCCGAGTCGCCCCCTGACCTCGGGATCGGCGATCGCGGCCTGCAGCGTGCTCGTGACGTCCTCACGCACCGCGGCGGACGCGCTGATGCCGGCCATGTCGAATGCCACCCGAACCAGATCTTGAATCAGTCGATGTTGTTCGCCGGACAGCTCGCGGATGCGGTGGCCGTCCATCGCCGCGTGCGCGGCGCGCAGCCGGTCGCCCAGGTCGGCAAGGCGCCGTGTGACGTCCTTGTCGCTGATCGCAAGCTGATTGACCACCCAGGCCGCGGTGGTCGGTTTGCGGCTGGCCGAGATCCGTTGGGCGGCGGCCTCGTCGCCTCGGCGCCGAGCGGCCGCGGACAATTCCGTGCGCTGGGCCGTGAAGGTACTGGGCTGCCCCGAATACAGCGTGTCGAGTTCGTCGTCGGCCATGACCCCATCTTCTCCCGCAACGGGCGAGGACGTTTCAGGACGCGCCTGCGGGGCTACTTGTTACGCGACGTTGTCTGCGCGCGGGTTCAACCTCGAGCCGGCTGATGAGAAACCCCCAAGGATGCGCATCTCGATGAACCCCAGG
This window contains:
- a CDS encoding FAD-dependent oxidoreductase; this translates as MTSLWLADRTQPPWTASQLDDGSHSAEIIVVGAGITGLMTAVLLARAGKEVMVVEARSVGACATGNTTAKISLLQGTHLSKALPRHGKELARAYVDGNREGQGWIVEHCRSRGIAVQHEDAYTYAQSAKGVPSARLELKACQAVGLPVEWADDADVPFPYHGGVRLPDQAQFDPMEFLDSLAAELLDRGGRLVERTRVRRVSSRGSKVQVQVNDAAQRDIELEAGKLILATGIPILDRGGYFARVKPSRSYCLAFKAPGDIPRPMMISTDSPTRSVRYAPVSDGELLIVGGAGHTVGREKSPAKALDELSSWTRNHFPGAEQTHFWSAQDYTPIDHLPYVGPILPNSETIYIATGFNKWGMTNGAAAALALTGRILGGRMDWSRAFASWSPHELTGLLTAMQANLEVGFDMAKGWITPATRIGRRRPGPDEGGVVSGLPWQLEARSRVDGTEHRVSPVCPHLGGIVNWNDADKAWECPLHGSRFAPDGTLLEGPATRDLTASH